In one window of uncultured Draconibacterium sp. DNA:
- the nifK gene encoding nitrogenase molybdenum-iron protein subunit beta: MLLRHTTSEVKERKALTVNPAKTCQPVGAMYAALGVHGCLPHSHGSQGCCSYHRSALTRHYKEPVMAATSSFTEGSSVFGGQANLLQAIDNIFGIYDPDIIAVHSTCLSETIGDDLGQIVRKAQDDGKIPEGKFVVQASTPSYVGSHVTGYANMLEAFVKYFSFSTDEKIRQVNMLSGWVEPSDMRELKRIAGLMKLKTVLLPDTSDVLDTPMDGTYKMYPKGGTTREEIVSMGDSLKTVAMGEWATEKAAIMLDNKCKVPFSMTDVPIGLKATDRFIQALSTAGKVSIPDCISDERGKLVDVITDMHQYLYGKRVALWGDPDTLLPLIEFLVDIDMKPVYVVSGTPGKKFSKRAMEILEAKVPEAKVRNGASADMFLMHQWIKEESVDLLIGNTYGKYIARDEGIPFVRSGFPIIDRIGHSYFPTVGYMGGIRLLESILGVIMDKIDATAPEESFELTM, translated from the coding sequence ATGTTATTACGACATACAACAAGCGAAGTAAAAGAAAGAAAAGCACTAACGGTTAATCCGGCAAAAACCTGCCAGCCGGTTGGTGCCATGTACGCAGCTCTTGGAGTGCACGGTTGTTTGCCACACAGTCACGGTTCGCAAGGCTGTTGCTCATACCACAGAAGTGCCTTAACAAGACATTATAAAGAGCCGGTAATGGCTGCAACAAGTTCATTTACCGAAGGATCATCAGTATTCGGTGGACAGGCAAACCTGTTGCAGGCGATCGATAATATTTTTGGAATTTACGATCCCGATATCATTGCCGTTCACTCAACTTGTTTATCAGAAACAATTGGTGACGACCTTGGGCAGATCGTAAGAAAAGCACAGGACGATGGCAAAATTCCTGAAGGAAAATTCGTTGTTCAGGCTTCAACACCAAGTTATGTAGGATCGCACGTTACCGGTTATGCAAATATGCTTGAAGCATTTGTAAAATATTTTTCATTCAGTACCGATGAGAAAATACGTCAGGTAAACATGTTGTCAGGTTGGGTTGAACCATCTGATATGCGCGAGCTGAAACGTATTGCGGGATTAATGAAATTAAAAACCGTTCTGCTACCTGATACTTCAGACGTATTAGATACGCCAATGGACGGAACATATAAAATGTACCCGAAAGGCGGAACTACCCGCGAAGAAATTGTGAGCATGGGCGACAGTTTGAAAACTGTTGCAATGGGCGAGTGGGCTACTGAAAAAGCAGCCATTATGCTTGATAATAAATGCAAGGTGCCATTTTCTATGACTGACGTTCCAATCGGGTTGAAAGCTACCGACCGCTTTATTCAGGCGCTTTCTACTGCCGGTAAAGTTTCAATTCCTGATTGTATTTCAGATGAACGCGGTAAGCTTGTTGACGTGATCACCGATATGCACCAGTATTTATACGGTAAGCGTGTTGCCCTTTGGGGAGATCCGGATACATTATTACCATTGATCGAGTTCCTGGTAGATATAGATATGAAACCTGTATACGTGGTTTCCGGAACACCGGGTAAAAAATTCTCGAAACGTGCTATGGAAATTCTGGAAGCAAAAGTTCCTGAAGCAAAAGTTCGCAACGGAGCTTCTGCCGATATGTTCCTGATGCACCAGTGGATTAAAGAAGAGTCTGTCGACTTACTGATTGGTAACACTTACGGCAAATACATTGCCCGCGATGAAGGTATTCCATTCGTTCGTTCAGGATTCCCAATCATCGATCGTATCGGTCACAGTTATTTTCCAACCGTTGGGTACATGGGAGGTATACGTCTTCTGGAAAGCATTCTTGGAGTTATCATGGATAAAATTGATGCCACTGCTCCTGAAGAATCATTCGAACTTACAATGTAG
- the nifE gene encoding nitrogenase iron-molybdenum cofactor biosynthesis protein NifE, which translates to MSNYLKDRESQILTKGNDAAEISCGKKSLAGSVSQRACVFCGSRVVLYPIADALHVIHGPVGCASYTWDIRGSLSSGPQLHRLSFTTDLKERDVVFGGEKKLYRALIELIDKHQPKAAFVFSTCIIGVIGDDVEAVCRQVTKEKGIDVIPVMSEGFNGTKKDGYKIACGALSKLVGTNNDYKAPKYSINILGDFNLAGELWILAEYYKKLGVEIISCMTGDGRVEQIRRAHHASLNVVQCSGSIMHLAKDMKEKYDIPFMKVSYFGIEDMSEALYEVAKFFDDDEMMAKARELVTNEISKLLPALQPYRQKLEGKKAAIYVGGAFKAISLVKALRLLGMKTVVVGSQTGNAEDYKLLKDLCDEGTIIVDDSNPNELSEFVKLTGANLFIGGVKERPIAHKLGLGFCDHNHERKEALAGYVGMMNFAKEVYASVTSPVWKFVK; encoded by the coding sequence ATGAGCAACTATCTAAAAGATCGCGAAAGCCAAATCCTCACAAAAGGAAACGACGCTGCAGAAATTTCCTGCGGTAAAAAAAGTTTAGCCGGATCCGTTTCGCAACGGGCTTGTGTATTTTGCGGATCGCGCGTGGTGCTTTATCCCATTGCCGATGCATTGCATGTGATTCACGGTCCGGTTGGTTGTGCTTCTTATACCTGGGATATTCGTGGTTCGCTTTCGTCGGGGCCACAGTTACATCGCCTGAGTTTTACCACCGATTTAAAAGAAAGAGACGTGGTTTTTGGCGGCGAAAAGAAATTGTATCGTGCCCTTATTGAATTAATCGACAAACATCAGCCAAAAGCTGCTTTTGTTTTTTCAACCTGTATAATCGGTGTTATTGGCGACGACGTTGAAGCCGTTTGCCGCCAGGTGACAAAAGAAAAAGGCATCGACGTTATTCCGGTAATGTCGGAAGGTTTTAACGGCACCAAAAAAGACGGCTACAAAATAGCCTGCGGAGCACTTTCAAAATTAGTTGGAACAAATAACGATTATAAAGCTCCAAAATATTCGATCAACATTTTAGGCGACTTTAACCTTGCCGGTGAGTTGTGGATTTTGGCCGAATATTACAAGAAACTGGGTGTCGAAATTATTTCCTGCATGACCGGAGATGGTCGTGTTGAACAGATCCGCCGTGCCCACCACGCTTCGTTAAACGTGGTGCAGTGTTCGGGTTCCATCATGCACCTCGCCAAAGATATGAAGGAAAAATACGATATTCCTTTTATGAAAGTTTCCTACTTCGGAATCGAAGACATGTCGGAAGCTTTATACGAAGTGGCCAAATTTTTCGATGATGATGAAATGATGGCCAAAGCCCGCGAATTGGTTACCAACGAAATTTCAAAACTATTACCGGCGCTGCAACCTTACCGCCAAAAACTGGAAGGTAAAAAAGCCGCCATTTATGTGGGTGGTGCTTTTAAAGCCATCTCGCTGGTAAAAGCCTTACGATTATTAGGAATGAAAACAGTGGTTGTTGGCTCGCAAACCGGAAATGCAGAAGACTATAAACTACTAAAAGACTTGTGTGATGAGGGAACCATCATTGTTGATGATTCCAATCCAAATGAACTTTCTGAATTTGTGAAGCTAACCGGAGCCAACTTGTTTATCGGCGGCGTGAAGGAACGCCCGATTGCCCACAAACTTGGCCTTGGTTTTTGCGATCACAACCACGAACGGAAAGAAGCACTGGCCGGCTATGTCGGCATGATGAATTTTGCGAAAGAAGTATACGCCTCGGTGACAAGCCCGGTGTGGAAGTTCGTAAAGTAA